The proteins below come from a single Opitutales bacterium genomic window:
- a CDS encoding SDR family NAD(P)-dependent oxidoreductase, with the protein MISLEKTLEAFGSAIITGASSGIGRALLDELVAADPGFKVWTISRTKPEIRTWVPAVQHISADLSDPEVVKRAFYSLANSDDFQSNSNPVLLINNAGFGVYGRFDASQLERSLSMIDLNIRALVQGTGILWETLQKRGGAVVNIASTASFQPSPHMAAYGATKAFVLNWTTALHEELRQSGAYPRTRALCVCPGPTETNFFSAAGLAGGAPESTKFLNETSSDVAATVWKALAKKRGPIVVSGWKNKLLTSLASPFPTALKARVAAAVLKAWRADN; encoded by the coding sequence ATGATATCGCTTGAAAAAACTTTGGAAGCCTTCGGCTCCGCAATAATCACTGGAGCCTCTTCGGGCATTGGACGTGCCCTTCTTGATGAGCTTGTGGCAGCTGATCCTGGTTTTAAAGTGTGGACCATTTCTCGAACTAAACCCGAAATTAGAACTTGGGTTCCCGCTGTCCAACATATTTCGGCGGATTTGAGTGATCCAGAAGTAGTTAAACGCGCTTTTTACAGCCTGGCTAATAGCGATGATTTTCAAAGTAATTCGAATCCGGTTCTGCTGATAAATAACGCCGGCTTCGGGGTATACGGTCGGTTCGATGCATCACAGCTTGAGCGCAGTCTCTCGATGATCGATCTAAACATCCGCGCACTCGTCCAAGGCACGGGCATACTTTGGGAGACTCTCCAAAAACGCGGCGGCGCTGTCGTCAATATCGCCTCCACAGCGAGTTTTCAACCGAGCCCTCACATGGCAGCTTACGGTGCCACAAAAGCCTTTGTCCTCAATTGGACCACCGCGCTTCACGAGGAACTGCGTCAATCCGGAGCCTACCCCAGAACGCGCGCCCTCTGCGTCTGTCCTGGCCCTACAGAAACTAATTTTTTCTCAGCCGCCGGTCTGGCAGGCGGCGCCCCAGAGTCCACTAAATTTCTCAACGAAACCTCATCCGACGTCGCCGCCACTGTCTGGAAGGCATTAGCAAAAAAGAGAGGCCCCATCGTCGTCTCTGGCTGGAAGAATAAACTCCTCACCAGCCTAGCGAGCCCTTTCCCAACGGCCCTCAAAGCACGGGTGGCAGCCGCAGTCCTAAAGGCTTGGCGAGCAGATAATTAG